The proteins below are encoded in one region of Sulfolobus islandicus Y.N.15.51:
- a CDS encoding TrpB-like pyridoxal phosphate-dependent enzyme has product MVKEDEILPKYWYNIIPDLPKPLPPPRDPQGVDFSRIDLLRSILPKEVLRQQFTIERYIKIPEEVRDRYLSIGRPTPLFRAKRLEEYLKTPARIYFKYEGATPTGSHKINTAIPQAYFAKEEGIDHVVTETGAGQWGTAVALAASMYNMKSTIFMVKVSYEQKPMRRSIMQLYGANVYASPTNLTEYGKKMLETNPQHPGSLGIAMSEAIEYALKNEFRYLVGSVLDVVLLHQSVIGQETITQLDLLGEDADILIGCVGGGSNFGGFTYPFIGNKKGKRYIAVSSAEIPKFSKGEYKYDFPDSAGLLPLVKMITLGKDYVPPPIYAGGLRYHGVAPTLSLLAKEGIVEWREYNEREIFDAAKIFMENQGIVPAPESAHAIKAVVDEAIEARKNNERKVIVFNLSGHGLLDLSNYESMMKRLNGNG; this is encoded by the coding sequence CAAGGGGTAGATTTCTCGAGAATTGATTTATTAAGAAGTATACTACCTAAGGAGGTATTAAGGCAACAATTCACAATAGAAAGATACATAAAGATCCCTGAGGAAGTAAGAGATAGATATTTATCGATAGGAAGACCAACACCATTATTTAGAGCTAAAAGATTAGAGGAGTACTTAAAGACACCAGCAAGAATCTACTTTAAATATGAAGGCGCTACACCTACTGGATCTCATAAGATAAATACAGCAATTCCTCAAGCATATTTCGCAAAAGAAGAGGGAATTGATCACGTAGTTACTGAAACTGGAGCAGGTCAATGGGGAACTGCAGTAGCACTTGCAGCTAGTATGTATAATATGAAAAGTACTATCTTCATGGTAAAGGTAAGTTATGAACAAAAACCGATGAGAAGGAGCATAATGCAATTATATGGGGCTAATGTTTATGCAAGCCCCACAAACTTAACTGAATACGGTAAGAAGATGTTAGAGACAAATCCACAGCATCCTGGATCACTAGGTATAGCAATGAGTGAGGCAATAGAGTATGCTCTTAAGAACGAATTTAGATATTTAGTAGGTAGCGTTTTAGATGTAGTACTTTTGCATCAAAGCGTTATTGGTCAAGAGACTATTACCCAATTGGATTTGTTAGGAGAAGACGCTGATATTCTAATTGGATGCGTAGGAGGTGGGAGCAATTTTGGTGGTTTTACATATCCCTTTATCGGAAACAAGAAAGGCAAACGCTACATTGCAGTAAGTTCTGCAGAAATTCCAAAGTTTAGTAAAGGTGAATATAAGTACGATTTTCCAGACTCTGCTGGATTATTACCTTTAGTGAAAATGATAACTTTAGGTAAAGATTACGTTCCTCCGCCAATATATGCAGGCGGGTTAAGATATCATGGTGTAGCACCAACATTAAGTTTGTTAGCAAAGGAGGGTATTGTGGAATGGAGAGAATATAATGAAAGGGAGATTTTCGACGCCGCTAAGATATTTATGGAGAATCAAGGTATTGTACCAGCTCCAGAATCAGCCCATGCAATAAAGGCAGTGGTCGATGAAGCTATAGAAGCTAGGAAGAATAATGAGCGAAAAGTCATCGTCTTTAATCTAAGTGGACATGGATTGTTGGATCTATCAAATTACGAATCCATGATGAAAAGGTTGAATGGAAATGGGTAA
- the trpA gene encoding tryptophan synthase subunit alpha produces the protein MGKLLVVYMTLGYPNVQSFKDFIIGAVENGADILELGIPPKYAKYDGPVIRKSYDKVKGLDIWPLITDIRKDVSVPIIALTYLEDWIDQLDNFLNMMRDVKLDGVLFPDLLIDYIDDLDKFDGIIKNKGLKNVIFTSPSVPDLLIHKVSKISDLFLYYGVRPTTGVPIPVSVKQLINRVRNLVENKLIVGFGLSSESDLRDTLSSGADGIAIGTAFIEEIEKNGVKSAINLVKKFRVILDEYK, from the coding sequence ATGGGTAAACTGCTTGTCGTTTATATGACGTTAGGTTATCCTAATGTTCAAAGTTTCAAGGATTTTATTATTGGGGCAGTTGAAAATGGAGCTGACATATTAGAGCTTGGAATTCCCCCTAAATATGCCAAGTACGATGGTCCAGTTATAAGGAAGAGTTATGATAAAGTTAAAGGGCTAGATATTTGGCCTTTAATAACAGATATTAGGAAAGATGTCAGTGTTCCTATAATTGCACTTACTTACTTAGAGGATTGGATTGATCAACTAGATAATTTTCTAAATATGATGAGAGATGTCAAACTGGATGGAGTTCTATTTCCAGATTTACTTATTGATTATATAGATGATTTGGATAAATTTGACGGAATAATAAAAAATAAAGGATTAAAAAATGTTATTTTTACATCTCCTTCAGTACCAGATCTTCTAATCCACAAAGTCTCTAAGATTAGCGATTTATTCTTATATTATGGTGTTAGACCAACTACTGGCGTACCTATACCAGTATCAGTTAAGCAGTTGATTAATAGAGTTAGAAATCTAGTTGAGAATAAGCTAATAGTGGGATTTGGCCTATCAAGTGAGTCAGATTTAAGAGATACCTTAAGTTCTGGTGCCGACGGAATAGCAATTGGAACTGCTTTCATAGAAGAAATTGAAAAGAATGGCGTAAAATCAGCAATAAATTTAGTTAAAAAATTTAGGGTGATATTAGATGAATATAAATGA
- the trpD gene encoding anthranilate phosphoribosyltransferase: MNINDILKKLINKSDLEIDEAEELAKAIIRGEVPEILVSAILVALRMKGESKNEIVGFARAMRELAIKIDVPNAIDTAGTGGDGLGTVNVSTASAILLSLINPVAKHGNRAVSGKSGSADVLEALGYNIIVPPERAKELIHKTNFVFLFAQYYHPAMKNVANVRKTLGIRTIFNILGPLTNPANAKYQLMGVFSKDHLDLLSKSAYELDFNKVILVHGEPGIDEVSPIGKTFMKIVSKRGIEEVKFDVTDFGISSIPIDKLIVNSAEDSAIKIVRAFLGKDEHVAEFIKINTAVALFALDKVSNFKEGYEYAKYLIENSVNKLNEIISLNGDLTKLKTIMVKSSG; the protein is encoded by the coding sequence ATGAATATAAATGATATTCTTAAAAAACTCATAAATAAATCAGATTTGGAAATTGATGAGGCTGAAGAATTAGCTAAGGCTATAATTAGAGGTGAAGTTCCAGAGATTTTAGTATCAGCAATTTTAGTAGCACTAAGAATGAAAGGTGAAAGTAAAAATGAAATAGTAGGTTTTGCCAGGGCAATGAGAGAATTAGCAATCAAAATAGACGTACCCAACGCAATAGACACAGCTGGTACAGGTGGCGACGGATTAGGAACAGTAAACGTTAGTACCGCATCTGCAATCCTATTGAGTTTAATTAATCCAGTTGCCAAACACGGTAATAGGGCAGTAAGTGGTAAAAGTGGTAGTGCTGATGTTCTTGAAGCTTTAGGCTATAATATTATAGTTCCACCAGAAAGAGCAAAAGAATTAATCCACAAAACGAATTTCGTTTTCCTCTTCGCACAATACTATCATCCTGCAATGAAGAACGTTGCCAATGTGAGAAAAACTTTAGGGATTAGAACTATTTTCAATATTCTAGGTCCATTGACTAATCCAGCCAATGCGAAGTATCAGTTAATGGGAGTGTTTTCTAAAGATCATTTGGATTTATTGTCAAAAAGCGCGTATGAATTAGATTTCAATAAAGTAATTTTAGTACATGGAGAGCCAGGCATAGATGAGGTAAGTCCGATAGGAAAAACTTTTATGAAGATAGTAAGTAAGCGCGGTATAGAAGAAGTCAAGTTTGACGTAACTGATTTCGGTATATCATCAATTCCAATAGATAAGTTAATAGTAAATTCTGCTGAGGATTCAGCAATAAAAATAGTTAGGGCATTTCTAGGGAAAGATGAACATGTAGCTGAATTCATTAAGATAAACACCGCAGTTGCGCTTTTTGCATTAGATAAAGTGAGCAATTTTAAGGAAGGCTATGAGTACGCTAAGTATTTAATAGAAAATTCCGTAAATAAATTAAATGAGATAATCTCACTTAATGGAGATCTAACTAAACTGAAAACGATAATGGTGAAGAGTAGTGGTTAA